From a region of the Phaseolus vulgaris cultivar G19833 chromosome 6, P. vulgaris v2.0, whole genome shotgun sequence genome:
- the LOC137832402 gene encoding BAG family molecular chaperone regulator 2-like, translating to MIRKKPSVRENSSSSSTTAREEKTEWEMRPGGMLVQKRTVQTDASARNLRLRIAYGALRYEICVSSIATFGEVKKVLCGETGLQVDEQRVVYRGKERQNGEYLEACGVKDRSKVVLIQDPSSIERRFIQMRINAKIQNAHRAINDVALQLDQLADQVSAIEKSISNGVKVPEVQITTLIEMLMRQAIKLESITAEGDASAPKNLQGKRVQKCVETLDELKLSNGRTKPVVVTTKWETFEHPPSSTTWELFD from the exons ATGATAAGGAAGAAACCGAGCGTCAGAGAGAATTCGTCGTCGTCTTCGACGACAGCGAGAGAAGAAAAGACAGAGTGGGAAATGAGACCAGGAGGAATGTTGGTGCAGAAACGGACTGTGCAAACGGATGCTTCAGCACGCAATTTGCGCCTTCGAATCGCGTACGGTGCTCTCCGTTACGAGATCTGCGTCAGTTCCATTGCCACTTTCG GGGAAGTGAAGAAGGTGCTGTGTGGGGAAACGGGATTACAGGTGGATGAACAGAGAGTGGTGTACAGAGGCAAAGAGAGACAAAATGGTGAGTATTTGGAAGCGTGCGGAGTGAAAGACAGATCAAAAGTGGTGTTGATCCAAGACCCTTCCAGCATCGAACGACGCTTCATACAGATGCGTATCAACGCTAAGATCCAAAACGCACATCGCGCAATTAACGATGTTGCTCTCCAGCTTGATCAGCTCGCAGACCAG GTTTCTGCCATTGAAAAGTCTATTTCCAATGGAGTCAAAGTACCGGAAGTTCAAATTACAACACTAATTGAGATGCTTATGAGACAAGCAATCAAATTAGAAAGCATTACTGCAGAAGGCGATGCTTCTGCACCGAAAAATTTGCAG GGAAAGAGAGTGCAAAAGTGTGTAGAAACCCTGGATGAACTTAAGCTATCTAATGGAAGAACAAAGCCTGTTGTTGTGACAACCAAGTGGGAGACATTTGAACATCCTCCATCCTCCACCACGTGGGAATTGTTCGATTGA
- the LOC137832401 gene encoding pentatricopeptide repeat-containing protein At4g21065, with translation MSVCSKLCSLVQSHPSMFHATNFLSTTPQNPLPYYLLTKCIVLLQSSASSKYKLRQIHAFSIRHGVSLHNPDMAKHLIFTIVSLSAPMSYAYNVFTRIHNPNVFTWNTMIRGYAESQNPSPALHFYRQMTVSCVEPDTHTYPFLLKAISKSLNVREGEAIHSVTIRNGFQSLVFVQNSLLHIYAACGYTESAYKVFELMKERDLVAWNSVINGFALNGRPNEALTLFREMSVEGVEPDGFTVVSLLSACAELGALELGRRVHVYLLKVGLRENSYVTNSLLDLYAKCGTIREAQQVFGEMSERNAVSWTSLIVGLAVNGFGEEALELFKEMEGQGLVPSEITFVGVLYACSHCGMLDEGFNYFKRMEEEYGILPRIEHYGCMVDLLSRAGLVKQAYKYIQNMPVQPNAVIWRTLLGACTIHGHLDLGEIARSHILKLEPKHSGDYVLLSNLYASERRWSDVQVVRRSMLKDGVKKTPGYSLVELGNRVYEFTIGDRSHPQSQDVYALLEKITELLKLEGYVPLTANVLADIEEEEKEQALCYHSEKLAIAFMLLNTAPAAPIRVVKNLRVCADCHVAIKLISKIYDREIVIRDRSRFHHFRGGSCSCKDYW, from the coding sequence ATGAGCGTGTGCTCTAAGCTTTGTTCATTGGTGCAGAGTCACCCATCCATGTTCCATGCTACAAACTTCTTATCAACCACCCCACAGAACCCACTACCATACTACCTTCTCACTAAGTGCATTGTTCTCTTGCAATCCTCTGCTTCTTCCAAATACAAACTAAGGCAAATCCATGCATTTTCCATTAGGCATGGCGTCTCACTGCACAACCCTGACATGGCCAAGCATCTTATCTTCACCATTGTCTCCCTCTCTGCACCCATGTCCTATGCTTACAACGTATTCACCAGGATACATAACCCCAACGTGTTCACGTGGAACACCATGATCAGGGGCTATGCTGAAAGTCAAAACCCGAGTCCTGCCCTTCATTTCTATCGCCAAATGACAGTGTCTTGTGTTGAACCTGACACTCACACTTACCCTTTTCTTTTAAAGGCTATTTCCAAGTCGTTGAATGTTAGAGAGGGTGAAGCAATACATTCAGTCACGATAAGAAATGGGTTTCAGTCGTTGGTTTTTGTTCAGAACAGTTTGCTTCATATATATGCAGCTTGTGGTTACACCGAGAGTGCATACAAGGTGTTTGAGTTAATGAAGGAAAGAGATCTCGTGGCTTGGAATTCTGTGATTAATGGGTTTGCTCTTAATGGAAGGCCCAATGAAGCTTTGACTCTCTTTAGGGAGATGAGTGTGGAGGGCGTGGAGCCCGATGGGTTCACTGTGGTTAGCTTGTTATCTGCTTGTGCTGAGCTTGGGGCTCTTGAACTAGGACGTAGGGTCCATGTGTACTTGTTGAAGGTCGGGTTGAGGGAGAACTCCTATGTTACTAATTCATTGTTGGATCTGTATGCGAAGTGTGGGACCATTAGGGAGGCTCAACAAGTGTTCGGTGAGATGAGTGAAAGGAATGCAGTTTCTTGGACGTCACTGATTGTTGGCTTGGCTGTTAACGGGTTTGGTGAGGAAGCACTTGAGCTTTTCAAAGAGATGGAAGGACAAGGATTAGTGCCTAGTGAGATCACTTTTGTCGGTGTCTTGTATGCTTGCAGCCATTGTGGGATGTTGGATGAAGGGTTCAATTACTTTAAAAGAATGGAAGAGGAATATGGTATATTGCCTAGGATAGAACACTATGGTTGCATGGTGGATCTGTTGAGTAGGGCGGGTTTAGTGAAACAAGCATACAAGTACATTCAGAACATGCCAGTGCAGCCAAATGCAGTTATTTGGAGGACTTTATTAGGGGCATGTACCATACATGGACATTTGGATCTGGGAGAGATAGCAAGATCTCACATATTGAAGTTAGAGCCTAAACATAGTGGGGACTATGTGCTGCTTTCAAATCTTTATGCCTCTGAGCGTCGTTGGTCTGACGTACAGGTTGTAAGGAGGTCAATGCTAAAGGACGGTGTTAAGAAAACACCTGGTTATAGTTTAGTTGAGTTGGGTAATCGTGTTTATGAATTTACAATAGGTGATAGATCTCATCCACAAAGTCAGGATGTATATGCGCTATTAGAGAAGATTACGGAATTGTTGAAGCTAGAAGGTTATGTTCCTCTTACTGCAAATGTGCTTGCAGACATAGAGGAAGAGGAGAAGGAACAAGCTTTGTGTTATCACAGTGAAAAACTTGCTATTGCTTTTATGCTCTTAAATACAGCGCCCGCGGCCCCAATCCGGGTTGTGAAGAATTTAAGAGTTTGTGCAGATTGTCATGTGGCCATCAAACTCATATCGAAGATTTATGATAGGGAGATAGTTATCAGGGATCGCAGTAGGTTTCACCATTTTAGAGGTGGTTCATGTTCCTGTAAAGATTACTGGTAA